From a region of the Gordonia sp. PP30 genome:
- a CDS encoding TetR family transcriptional regulator has protein sequence MIEPRPGSRAEHKARTRAAIRAAALELISKQGYQATTVAQIAERAGVSHTTLFRYFDSKEQVLVTDDLGEARQRMLDAVPPGLSHFDLARRMLTDLFEVARDDPWASDPQRLHLLRTEPVLRMAYQLEADRVMLEAVEFIADYTGTPADALELRVFVAALSGVMMMIAEQAAEPDEATLAEFLAAVDLLEQGLPLVTR, from the coding sequence GTGATCGAGCCCCGGCCCGGGTCGCGCGCCGAGCACAAGGCGCGCACCCGGGCCGCGATCCGCGCCGCCGCCCTGGAGCTGATCTCCAAGCAGGGTTACCAGGCCACCACGGTCGCGCAGATCGCCGAGCGCGCCGGGGTCTCGCACACCACGCTGTTCCGGTATTTCGACTCCAAGGAGCAGGTGCTGGTCACCGATGACCTCGGCGAAGCCCGACAGCGGATGCTCGACGCGGTGCCGCCCGGTCTGAGTCACTTCGACCTGGCCCGCCGGATGCTCACCGACCTCTTCGAGGTGGCCCGTGACGACCCCTGGGCCAGTGATCCGCAGCGGCTGCATCTGCTGCGCACCGAACCGGTACTCCGCATGGCGTATCAGCTGGAGGCCGACCGGGTGATGCTCGAAGCCGTCGAGTTCATCGCCGACTACACCGGCACCCCCGCCGATGCCCTCGAACTGCGGGTCTTCGTCGCGGCGCTGTCCGGGGTGATGATGATGATCGCCGAGCAGGCCGCCGAGCCCGACGAGGCCACCCTCGCCGAGTTCCTGGCCGCCGTCGACCTCCTGGAACAGGGCTTACCGCTGGTCACCCGGTAA
- a CDS encoding phosphoribosylanthranilate isomerase: MYAKVCGLTAIDDVDVAVAAGADAIGVVINRTSPRAIAPELARRIVAAADDRVDTVLVVNDMPATDAAELATDLGVSVLQLHGTYTRDDFAAATAHFGRVWRATSLAHDPDLHVGAYGEETLLLDAPRPGSGEQWDLSVLAENGPDGRWILAGGLRPDNVAAAIAQARPWGVDVSSGVESSPGRKDHDLIRHFLAEVCAASR, translated from the coding sequence ATGTACGCCAAGGTATGCGGCCTGACCGCGATCGACGACGTCGACGTGGCCGTCGCCGCGGGCGCCGACGCGATCGGCGTGGTGATCAACCGCACCAGCCCCCGGGCCATCGCGCCGGAGCTGGCACGACGGATCGTGGCCGCCGCCGACGACCGGGTCGACACCGTCCTGGTCGTGAACGACATGCCTGCGACCGACGCCGCCGAGCTCGCCACCGACCTCGGCGTGAGCGTCCTCCAGCTGCACGGCACCTATACGCGCGACGACTTCGCCGCCGCCACCGCGCACTTCGGCCGCGTCTGGCGCGCCACCTCCCTCGCCCACGACCCCGACCTGCACGTCGGCGCGTACGGCGAGGAGACGCTGCTGCTCGACGCCCCGCGCCCCGGGTCCGGTGAACAGTGGGACCTGAGTGTGCTCGCCGAGAACGGCCCCGACGGACGGTGGATTCTGGCCGGTGGGCTGCGCCCGGACAACGTCGCCGCCGCGATCGCGCAGGCGCGGCCGTGGGGCGTCGACGTCTCCTCCGGCGTCGAGTCGTCGCCCGGACGCAAGGACCACGATCTGATCCGCCACTTCCTCGCCGAGGTGTGCGCGGCTTCACGCTGA
- a CDS encoding serine/threonine-protein kinase, with protein MNTGDRRGTQLGPYRLVRLLGRGGMGEVYEAVDTVKDRTVALKLLPPQLSGDDDFRTRFLRESQTTAKLHDPHVIPIHDYGEIDGQLYLDMRIVRGDDLRALLRQGSLPAERAVDIVSQIAGALDSAHDAGLTHRDVKPENILLDKGGFAYLVDFGLVQSAGQTSLTATGAAIGSFNYMAPERFGAGAPGTAVGPASDTYALACVLYECLTGAKPFGATSMEQIIAGHLHRPLPSTGTAFDAVIARGTAKDPAQRYPTTGEFAADARRVLAGSPPALPAPPPAAPFTAEAPTGPTPAGTRPVTGSAGFTTPTYPHPVGAAGYPPASRRDAPNTALLTIAAVVAVLALAVVGIWLWPRGDDSHQTTTAAGDVTVTETSPATSPSAGEAPAGTVTRTQTPIPQAPPGTTTARGVGDLGLSTPISTPPCDGRIITIVQSPLGDAPVAEVQAALDKYEGSQYLRADQSCSSLRPRDEHGNVIYAVYYDGCSKKYRYPGSYGRRLENSGVTGVEVC; from the coding sequence ATGAACACGGGGGATCGCCGGGGAACACAGCTCGGCCCGTACCGCCTCGTCCGGCTCCTCGGGCGGGGCGGTATGGGCGAGGTCTACGAGGCCGTCGACACGGTCAAGGACCGCACGGTCGCACTGAAACTGTTGCCGCCGCAGCTGTCCGGCGACGACGACTTCCGCACCCGCTTTCTCCGGGAGTCCCAGACGACGGCCAAGCTGCACGACCCGCACGTCATCCCGATCCACGACTACGGCGAGATCGACGGCCAGCTCTACCTGGACATGCGGATCGTCCGCGGAGACGACCTCCGGGCACTCCTGCGACAGGGATCGCTGCCGGCCGAGCGAGCCGTCGACATCGTCTCGCAGATCGCCGGCGCGCTCGATTCGGCCCACGACGCCGGACTCACCCACCGCGACGTCAAACCGGAGAACATCCTCCTTGACAAGGGCGGCTTCGCCTACCTCGTCGACTTCGGACTGGTCCAGTCCGCGGGCCAGACCTCACTCACCGCCACCGGCGCGGCGATCGGGTCGTTCAACTACATGGCGCCGGAGCGATTCGGCGCCGGTGCGCCCGGCACGGCGGTCGGCCCGGCCAGCGACACCTACGCTCTCGCCTGCGTGCTCTACGAATGTCTCACCGGCGCCAAGCCGTTCGGCGCCACCAGCATGGAGCAGATCATCGCCGGGCACCTGCACCGGCCACTGCCGTCGACCGGGACCGCGTTCGACGCCGTCATCGCACGTGGGACCGCGAAGGACCCGGCGCAGCGGTACCCCACCACCGGGGAGTTCGCGGCCGACGCACGGCGGGTCCTCGCCGGCTCGCCCCCGGCGCTGCCCGCGCCGCCGCCGGCAGCGCCGTTCACCGCCGAGGCACCGACCGGGCCGACGCCGGCCGGGACCCGCCCCGTGACCGGATCGGCCGGGTTCACCACCCCGACGTACCCGCACCCGGTCGGCGCCGCCGGGTACCCGCCCGCTTCGCGCCGGGACGCCCCGAACACCGCGCTCCTGACCATCGCCGCGGTGGTCGCCGTGCTGGCACTCGCCGTCGTCGGCATCTGGCTGTGGCCGCGCGGAGACGACAGCCACCAGACCACGACCGCGGCCGGCGATGTGACCGTCACCGAGACGTCGCCCGCGACCTCCCCCTCGGCGGGCGAAGCCCCCGCCGGCACCGTCACCCGGACACAGACCCCGATCCCGCAGGCACCGCCGGGCACGACCACCGCCCGCGGCGTCGGTGACCTCGGCCTGTCCACCCCGATCTCCACACCGCCGTGCGACGGCCGCATCATCACCATCGTGCAGAGCCCCCTGGGCGACGCTCCTGTCGCCGAAGTGCAGGCCGCTTTGGACAAGTACGAGGGCTCCCAGTACCTGCGCGCGGATCAGTCGTGCTCATCGCTGCGCCCACGCGACGAGCACGGCAACGTGATCTACGCCGTCTACTACGACGGCTGCTCGAAGAAGTATCGGTACCCCGGCTCCTACGGGCGCCGCCTGGAGAACTCGGGTGTCACCGGTGTGGAGGTCTGCTGA
- a CDS encoding MMPL family transporter produces MSSVLFRLGRFSFRHKWWVLAAWVAVAAILSTLVLTLHPKFAKDFELPGTDGGVAMEQLQKNFPALSQQQTKSRTIVVVGAENGLAAHTGQINKLTGELAKLPSVTDPQTITDPVTAAKADPAIAEKVLSKDGKIGLITVSQDVDLMDVKAADKEKLVKILEDNRTGGLQVEATGSLMQAQEQSMAEVLGFAVAFVVMIVAFGALIAAFIPLITGIVGVGLTMMLLMVSATFMSVNQTATGIVMMLGIAVSIDYALFIVTRYRTELKRGGSPADAAGRAVGTAGTAVVFAGLTVIIAVVALMVIGIPLITQMGLGAGLAVLVAVIAALTLIPALLGAVGRFAFLPKIPWIKHAEESDTADTLGVKFGRAVVAKPIPFIVVGLAILIAAAIPVKGMQLGMDMNSDEEAAAQSLVAKGFGEGINGELYVVVHANDAADLAPAADAAVARIKTMKDVYQPESLAWMGNGTDKQNTNAGADTALIVVTPNSKPSAPQTHDLMESVRALSPQLREQHAEIHVGGQTAIMSDLSAKLDKALIPYIAVVVGLAFLIMIAVFRSIWVPLIGTLGFVFSVLATFGITTLVFTDGALGLIDHTKPLLSFLPIFLVGVVFGLAMDYQVFLVTRMREEFLHGMSPKDAIIAGYRHGARVVTSAAIIMISVFAAFMLSPETTNKMLGFAMAVAVFFDAFIIRMTVVPAVISLLGEKAWGLPRWLDKLVLNFDVEGSAVRNRGLSEETSEPVELTPATPAAAT; encoded by the coding sequence ATGTCTTCAGTTCTCTTCCGGCTCGGCCGGTTCTCCTTCCGTCACAAGTGGTGGGTACTCGCCGCGTGGGTCGCGGTCGCGGCGATCTTGAGCACTCTCGTCCTCACTCTGCATCCCAAGTTCGCCAAGGACTTCGAGCTGCCCGGCACCGACGGCGGCGTCGCGATGGAGCAGTTGCAGAAGAACTTCCCGGCGCTCTCGCAGCAGCAGACCAAGTCGCGCACCATCGTCGTCGTCGGCGCGGAGAACGGCCTGGCCGCCCACACCGGGCAGATCAACAAGCTCACCGGTGAACTCGCGAAGCTGCCCAGCGTGACCGATCCGCAGACCATCACCGACCCGGTGACCGCGGCCAAGGCCGATCCGGCGATCGCCGAGAAGGTGCTGTCCAAGGACGGCAAGATCGGCCTGATCACGGTCAGCCAGGACGTCGACCTCATGGACGTCAAGGCCGCCGACAAGGAGAAACTGGTCAAGATCCTGGAGGACAACCGCACCGGCGGCCTCCAGGTGGAGGCGACCGGCAGTCTGATGCAGGCGCAGGAACAGAGCATGGCCGAGGTTCTCGGCTTCGCCGTGGCCTTCGTCGTCATGATCGTGGCGTTCGGCGCTCTGATCGCGGCCTTCATACCGCTCATCACCGGCATCGTGGGCGTCGGCCTGACGATGATGCTGCTCATGGTCAGCGCGACGTTCATGAGCGTCAACCAGACCGCGACCGGCATCGTCATGATGCTCGGTATCGCCGTGTCGATCGACTACGCCCTGTTCATCGTGACCCGGTACCGCACCGAGCTCAAACGCGGCGGCTCACCCGCCGACGCCGCGGGACGGGCCGTCGGCACGGCGGGCACCGCCGTGGTCTTCGCCGGCCTCACCGTCATCATCGCGGTGGTCGCGCTGATGGTGATCGGCATTCCGCTGATCACCCAGATGGGCCTGGGCGCCGGTCTGGCCGTCCTGGTCGCGGTGATCGCCGCCCTCACCCTGATCCCGGCGCTGCTCGGCGCCGTCGGACGCTTCGCCTTCCTGCCGAAGATCCCGTGGATCAAGCACGCCGAGGAGTCCGACACCGCCGATACCCTCGGGGTGAAGTTCGGCCGCGCCGTCGTCGCCAAGCCGATCCCGTTCATCGTCGTCGGCCTGGCGATCCTGATCGCCGCCGCCATCCCCGTCAAGGGCATGCAGCTCGGCATGGACATGAACTCCGATGAGGAGGCCGCCGCGCAATCCCTGGTCGCCAAGGGCTTCGGCGAGGGCATCAACGGCGAGCTCTACGTGGTCGTCCACGCCAACGACGCCGCGGACCTGGCTCCGGCCGCCGATGCCGCGGTCGCCCGGATCAAGACCATGAAGGACGTGTACCAGCCCGAGTCGCTGGCCTGGATGGGCAACGGCACCGACAAGCAGAATACGAACGCCGGTGCGGACACCGCCCTCATCGTGGTGACCCCGAACAGCAAGCCGAGCGCGCCACAGACCCACGACCTGATGGAATCGGTCCGCGCGCTCAGCCCCCAGCTGCGCGAACAGCACGCGGAGATCCACGTCGGCGGCCAGACCGCGATCATGTCCGATCTGTCGGCCAAGCTCGACAAGGCACTGATCCCGTACATCGCGGTGGTCGTGGGCCTGGCGTTCCTCATCATGATCGCGGTGTTCCGGTCGATCTGGGTGCCGCTGATCGGCACGCTCGGCTTCGTCTTCTCCGTGCTGGCCACGTTCGGCATCACCACCCTGGTGTTCACCGACGGCGCCCTCGGCCTGATCGATCACACCAAGCCGCTGCTGTCGTTCCTGCCGATCTTCCTGGTGGGTGTGGTCTTCGGCCTGGCGATGGACTACCAGGTGTTCCTGGTGACGCGGATGCGCGAGGAGTTCTTGCACGGTATGTCGCCCAAGGACGCGATCATCGCCGGGTACCGGCACGGCGCCCGCGTGGTGACCTCGGCGGCGATCATCATGATCAGCGTCTTCGCCGCGTTCATGCTGTCGCCGGAGACCACCAACAAGATGCTCGGCTTCGCGATGGCCGTCGCGGTCTTCTTCGACGCCTTCATCATCCGGATGACGGTGGTGCCCGCGGTGATCTCGCTGCTCGGTGAGAAGGCGTGGGGTCTGCCCCGCTGGCTCGACAAGCTGGTGCTCAACTTCGACGTCGAGGGCAGCGCGGTCCGTAACCGCGGCCTGAGCGAGGAGACCTCCGAGCCCGTCGAACTGACCCCGGCCACCCCGGCGGCCGCCACGTGA
- a CDS encoding YibE/F family protein encodes MSHRLPEPADSPAASGPPPGASPGPAPGGHTHAGHVHATGPVENLARYSRPAVVGLLVLAALATVIGAILLWPSHAERPLPIPFQAADGGPIRTVDATVISQSRADCGTLTPGTATTAYPAIAATGGPCIASVTRLTSGAQQGQYVVLSIATNRTQTDDVPGQPSTKGLDPNAPMAGQPDLHLDDHLRLSVITDPSGTLRYAFYDYQRGTPLIWWALAFVVAVVAVATWRGLRAVIGLVFAFGVLGYFTLPSILDGHSVVGVALVSSAAILFPVLYLAHGVNMRTSSALLGTVVSLILAAGLSQAAVTSLSLTGLSGESTRTLQLYQGSLSLSGLLLAGFVIGTLGVLNDVTITQASTTFELAAAAGQSRLGAFRGAMRVGRDHIASTVYTLVFAYAGSALPLLLLFSVAGQPFSSLLTGEEVAIELARTFVGGIALALSVPFTTAIAAALIAPPSPESGVARP; translated from the coding sequence GTGAGCCACCGTCTCCCCGAGCCCGCGGACTCACCGGCCGCGAGCGGCCCGCCGCCCGGCGCATCGCCGGGACCGGCGCCGGGTGGCCACACGCACGCCGGACACGTCCACGCGACGGGACCGGTGGAGAACCTCGCCCGCTACTCCCGGCCGGCCGTCGTCGGTCTGCTGGTCCTGGCCGCGCTGGCAACGGTGATCGGCGCGATCCTGCTCTGGCCGAGCCACGCCGAACGACCCCTGCCGATCCCGTTCCAGGCGGCCGACGGCGGGCCGATCCGGACGGTCGACGCCACGGTGATCTCACAGTCGCGCGCCGACTGCGGAACGCTGACCCCGGGCACCGCGACCACCGCGTATCCGGCGATCGCGGCGACCGGCGGGCCCTGCATCGCTTCGGTCACCCGGCTCACCTCGGGGGCGCAGCAGGGGCAGTACGTGGTGCTGTCCATCGCCACCAACCGCACCCAGACCGACGACGTCCCCGGCCAGCCCTCCACCAAGGGACTGGACCCGAACGCGCCGATGGCCGGACAGCCCGACCTGCACCTCGACGACCATCTGCGGCTCTCCGTCATCACCGATCCGTCGGGCACGCTCCGCTACGCCTTCTACGACTATCAGCGCGGCACTCCGCTGATCTGGTGGGCACTCGCCTTCGTGGTGGCGGTGGTGGCCGTCGCGACCTGGCGCGGACTGCGGGCGGTGATCGGACTGGTCTTCGCGTTCGGCGTGCTCGGCTACTTCACGCTGCCGTCGATCCTCGACGGGCACTCGGTGGTGGGCGTGGCGCTCGTCTCGTCGGCCGCCATCCTGTTCCCCGTCCTCTATCTGGCGCACGGGGTCAACATGCGGACCAGCTCCGCGCTGTTGGGCACCGTGGTCTCGCTCATCCTGGCGGCCGGGCTCAGCCAGGCGGCCGTCACCTCACTGTCCCTGACCGGCTTGTCCGGCGAGTCCACCCGGACCCTGCAGCTGTATCAGGGCTCCCTCTCGCTGTCCGGGCTGCTCCTGGCCGGCTTCGTGATCGGTACGCTCGGCGTGCTGAACGACGTCACGATCACCCAGGCGTCGACCACTTTCGAGCTGGCCGCCGCGGCGGGCCAGTCCCGGCTGGGCGCGTTCCGCGGCGCCATGCGCGTCGGCCGCGACCACATCGCCAGCACCGTCTACACCCTCGTCTTCGCGTACGCGGGCAGTGCGCTGCCGCTGCTGCTCCTGTTCTCGGTGGCCGGACAGCCGTTCTCGTCGCTCCTGACCGGCGAAGAGGTGGCGATCGAGCTGGCCCGCACCTTTGTCGGCGGTATCGCGCTGGCCCTGTCGGTGCCGTTCACCACCGCGATCGCCGCCGCCCTGATCGCACCGCCGTCGCCGGAATCCGGCGTCGCGCGGCCGTAA